A genomic window from Oceanobacillus timonensis includes:
- a CDS encoding MurR/RpiR family transcriptional regulator, producing MSVNKEGVSISVQKLFLDRVKENSIKLTKSQKLVTDYIINNIEKSSYMTASKIGENIEVSESTVIRVASNLGYKSFSEMQSSIQEEFIFNQTSRRLQMASNKINKHNAFSQSVNTDISNIQSTIDKMNMNDFEEVIRLIGGARNIYTLGFRSSIADAYYLGFALNRMLGNVTPITSTGMDLDNCLMTADEQSLVIAFSFSRYTKHTIECIEYVKTKKHAKVVSITDSIKSPIVPMSDYFFLTSADSLSAHYSHVSSFTIINAILATVGQYYNERVIQNLNNDERNLMEKNTFYL from the coding sequence ATGAGCGTAAACAAGGAGGGGGTATCTATTTCAGTTCAGAAATTATTCCTGGATCGTGTGAAAGAAAACAGCATAAAGCTCACTAAATCTCAGAAGTTAGTAACGGATTATATCATCAATAATATAGAAAAGTCTTCCTATATGACAGCATCAAAAATAGGTGAAAACATTGAAGTGAGTGAGTCAACTGTTATTCGTGTCGCCAGTAATTTGGGGTATAAGAGTTTTTCGGAGATGCAATCATCGATACAAGAAGAATTCATATTTAATCAGACTAGCCGAAGATTACAAATGGCGAGTAATAAAATTAACAAACACAATGCCTTTAGCCAAAGCGTGAATACAGACATTTCCAACATTCAATCTACGATAGATAAAATGAATATGAATGATTTTGAAGAAGTAATAAGGTTGATTGGAGGAGCCAGAAATATCTATACGTTAGGTTTTCGCTCGTCTATTGCTGACGCATATTATTTAGGGTTTGCTTTGAATAGAATGTTAGGGAACGTAACGCCTATTACATCTACTGGAATGGATTTAGACAATTGTTTAATGACAGCCGATGAGCAAAGTCTGGTTATTGCTTTTTCTTTTTCGCGTTATACCAAACATACAATTGAATGCATAGAATATGTAAAAACAAAAAAACATGCAAAAGTTGTCTCCATCACAGACAGTATTAAGAGTCCAATTGTACCTATGAGTGACTACTTTTTCTTAACATCTGCAGATTCATTATCCGCCCATTATTCCCATGTTTCTAGTTTTACTATTATAAATGCGATTTTAGCAACTGTTGGTCAATATTATAATGAAAGAGTCATTCAGAATTTAAATAATGATGAAAGAAATTTAATGGAAAAGAATACTTTTTATTTATGA
- a CDS encoding transposase, producing MHHAKLLRPFLDENKGRLDLVYLSPYSPELNLIECLREWLKESVINNVFSRCLKNCAQGQRIYWWY from the coding sequence ATTCACCACGCCAAACTCCTTCGCCCATTTTTGGATGAAAACAAAGGACGGCTGGACCTTGTGTACTTATCTCCCTACAGCCCAGAGCTCAACCTCATTGAATGTTTACGGGAATGGCTGAAAGAATCTGTCATTAACAATGTTTTTTCCAGATGTCTGAAAAATTGCGCTCAAGGTCAGAGAATTTATTGGTGGTATTAA
- a CDS encoding nucleotidyltransferase family protein, giving the protein MRASETSIYAIILAAGTSSRMGKPKQLLSFGNNNLLDTVIRLVSSEDFTEILTVIGREAETIQKAITIGDPRFQWVINPNFEKGQSTSLHKAIEHTSGTPINVIIFLGDLPFLKSETIQTVFNVGKKKLQSIREPFVVRPKLKGKVGHPVFLGNIERGWFNQLQGDQGVKLILKQIHNRTEVEVLDEGILFDIDTPEDYEKAVTLLNKKHK; this is encoded by the coding sequence ATGAGAGCATCGGAAACATCAATATATGCCATTATTCTTGCAGCTGGAACATCGAGTCGAATGGGGAAACCAAAACAATTACTTTCTTTTGGTAACAATAATCTCCTTGATACAGTGATTCGTCTTGTATCATCAGAGGATTTTACTGAAATATTGACCGTCATAGGTAGGGAAGCGGAAACTATTCAAAAAGCAATTACCATCGGTGACCCGCGTTTTCAATGGGTTATTAATCCAAATTTTGAAAAAGGTCAAAGCACTTCTTTACATAAAGCGATTGAACATACATCGGGAACCCCAATAAATGTTATAATTTTTTTAGGAGATTTACCATTTCTTAAGTCAGAAACAATTCAAACGGTTTTTAATGTGGGGAAGAAGAAATTGCAGAGTATACGTGAACCCTTTGTCGTTAGACCAAAGTTGAAAGGGAAGGTTGGTCATCCAGTTTTTTTGGGGAATATTGAACGCGGATGGTTCAATCAATTACAAGGAGATCAAGGCGTAAAATTAATCCTAAAGCAAATTCACAACCGTACAGAAGTAGAAGTTTTAGACGAGGGGATTTTGTTTGATATCGACACCCCAGAAGATTATGAAAAGGCAGTAACACTGCTGAATAAGAAACATAAATAA
- a CDS encoding class I adenylate-forming enzyme family protein: MNLVRMFDYAVERNPNEVAIVEGNNHYSYKEVKNIVNHVASSLYRLGIKKGDRIAILLRNRMEAIVLFWATQKVGAVFSPINIKQSTEIIHYCINDLDVKMIVTEKSTEHLIERGKIDYRPLFITIDGEDDVTYNELLQENENDFFYIPIYEEDLSIILYTSGTSGIPKGVPRTHLNEYSSTLTYVFHCHYKWMDTSLGVISLHHTMGMRSLLSTFLLNGTIILLKEFDPNEACQLIQDQKVTSLYLLPSMYHEMVTLTDIQQYNFEQLRVISYAGAPMTNKLIQKCQVVFQPTYFINQYGSTEIFTHCICQDVINKPRCVGKPGIHQKIKIIEADIERIKSEEDVVSNGEIGEIIVHMGSPEAFKGYWNKPEITKKSVKNDWYYTGDLGYKDESDDICIVGRVDEMILHAGENIFPIEIENILLKHPEVKEVMVVGEEDERWGQVVVAYIVPNDEFLTAEELDIFCKKHSSLSNYKRPRRYIFRASLLKTASGKIFRKKINL, translated from the coding sequence ATGAATCTAGTCAGAATGTTTGATTATGCTGTTGAAAGAAATCCTAATGAAGTTGCCATTGTGGAAGGAAATAATCATTATTCTTATAAAGAGGTAAAGAACATTGTAAATCATGTTGCTTCCTCTCTTTACCGCTTAGGAATAAAAAAGGGGGACCGAATTGCCATTTTACTTAGAAATCGTATGGAAGCCATTGTATTATTTTGGGCAACTCAGAAAGTCGGTGCAGTGTTTTCTCCAATTAATATCAAACAATCTACAGAAATCATTCATTATTGTATCAATGATTTAGACGTTAAAATGATTGTAACTGAAAAATCAACTGAGCATCTCATTGAGCGCGGAAAGATTGATTATCGTCCACTATTTATCACCATTGATGGAGAAGATGATGTTACATATAATGAATTATTACAAGAAAATGAGAATGATTTTTTTTATATTCCAATTTATGAAGAAGATTTATCGATAATCCTTTATACATCTGGTACGTCTGGAATACCAAAAGGTGTGCCCCGAACTCATCTGAATGAATATTCATCTACTTTAACTTATGTTTTTCATTGCCATTATAAATGGATGGATACTTCCTTAGGTGTTATTTCGTTACATCATACAATGGGGATGCGTTCCTTGCTTAGCACGTTTCTATTAAATGGGACGATTATTCTTTTAAAAGAGTTTGATCCTAATGAAGCTTGTCAGCTGATTCAAGATCAAAAAGTGACTAGTCTTTATTTATTACCAAGTATGTATCACGAAATGGTGACACTTACAGATATCCAGCAATATAATTTCGAACAGTTGCGCGTTATTTCTTATGCTGGTGCTCCGATGACAAATAAACTGATACAAAAATGTCAGGTAGTTTTTCAGCCGACTTATTTTATTAATCAGTATGGGAGCACAGAAATATTTACACATTGCATTTGTCAAGATGTTATAAATAAGCCCAGGTGTGTCGGAAAGCCTGGTATTCATCAAAAAATTAAAATAATTGAAGCAGACATCGAGCGCATAAAATCAGAGGAAGATGTTGTCTCTAATGGAGAGATTGGAGAAATTATTGTACATATGGGTTCACCAGAGGCATTCAAAGGTTATTGGAATAAACCAGAAATTACGAAGAAAAGTGTAAAAAATGATTGGTATTATACCGGAGACTTAGGGTATAAGGATGAATCTGATGATATTTGCATTGTTGGTCGTGTTGATGAAATGATTTTACATGCTGGTGAGAATATTTTTCCTATCGAAATCGAGAATATTTTATTAAAGCATCCAGAGGTAAAAGAAGTAATGGTTGTTGGGGAGGAAGATGAACGGTGGGGACAAGTTGTTGTCGCCTATATTGTGCCAAATGATGAATTTTTAACGGCAGAAGAACTGGATATTTTTTGTAAAAAACATTCAAGCTTATCAAATTATAAACGGCCAAGAAGGTATATTTTCAGGGCATCTCTACTGAAAACCGCATCCGGAAAAATATTTCGTAAAAAAATAAATCTATAA